The following coding sequences are from one Anolis sagrei isolate rAnoSag1 chromosome 6, rAnoSag1.mat, whole genome shotgun sequence window:
- the LOC132779610 gene encoding olfactory receptor 10A7-like, whose translation MEYTMQVKLQIQIQTNQTTIGCFILLGFGDIPELQTLLSLTLLIIYIITMAGNSLLIVLVVVDLHLQTSMYFFLVNLSCLEICYTSTILPRLFFSLWTGDRSISINGCLVQYYFFGVLASTECYLLAVMSYDRYLAICQPLHYTTLMNSRLCFWLIIGSWISGFLSNTIIASLEMQLSFCGPYEIEHFFCDLAPVLKLSCSNVHTVELITLILASMDTLGPFLLTLISYVFIIINIFKIQSKVMRQKAFSTCSSHLIVVTLFFGSLIGVYIVPKTNTLKRLHQIFSLSYTVLTPMANPLIYSLRNKEVKQAVYRIISKVCNVAQFP comes from the coding sequence CAAATTCAAATCCAGACAAATCAAACAACTATTGGATGCTTTATTCTTCTTGGATTTGGTGATATCCCAGAACTGCAAACTCTTCTCTCCCTGACATTGCTAATAATCTACATTATCACCATGGCTGGGAATTCCCTCCTAATTGTGCTTGTTGTAGTTGATTTGCACCTCCAGACTTCCATGTACTTCTTCCTAGTGAATCTGTCCTGCTTGGAGATCTGCTACACCTCAACTATCTTGCCCAGATTGTTCTTCAGTCTTTGGACTGGAGATAGGTCTATTTCTATTAATGGCTGCCTTGTGCAATACTATTTCTTTGGTGTCTTAGCATCTACAGAATGTTATCTCCTGGCTGTGATGTCATATGATCGCTATTTGGCAATATGTCAACCATTGCACTACACCACTCTGATGAATAGCAGACTTTGTTTCTGGCTTATTATTGGTTCTTGGATAAGTGGTTTTCTAAGTAACACAATTATAGCATCTTTAGAGATGCAGCTATCGTTTTGTGGCCCCTATGAAATTGAGCATTTCTTTTGTGATCTTGCCCCGGTTTTAAAGCTTTCCTGTAGCAACGTACACACGGTGGAACTTATAACTTTAATCTTGGCCTCTATGGATACCCTGGGTCCTTTCTTGCTTACCTTGATCTCATACGTATTTATCATCATCAACATTTTCAAGATACAGTCCAAAGTTATGAGACAGAAAGCCTTCTCCACTTGCTCATCCCATCTCATTGTAGTAACACTCTTTTTTGGCTCCTTGATTGGTGTCTATATTGTTCCAAAAACAAATACACTGAAGAGGCTTCAtcagattttttctctctcttatacTGTTTTAACCCCTATGGCCAATCCTCTTATATACAGTTTGAGAAACAAAGAAGTAAAACAGGCTGTTTATAGAATTATCAGTAAAGTTTGCAATGTGGCTCAATTTCCTTAG